A stretch of Vallitalea longa DNA encodes these proteins:
- a CDS encoding leucine-rich repeat domain-containing protein produces the protein MVKNKEISRLIYVILTTIIILCGMKLTIVADDEDLIIEFPDSNLKNALIEIGVDTDEDGEITRGEMLACKSDSINYDKCLDDFDLEDKGITDLTGLEYAENITYLNLNKNDIKDLSPISKLKELGILTLNNCDLSNVDINPIMQLNKLKILSLTNCNIDDLSAFEHAAFSTELISLELSFNYIKDISPLKNLIAMREIFFIADQIEDISALENMDRLYQVSFHANNVREIDSLKNKTVLAYLNLEDNDIEDISPIESSVKLINANLAGNRIKNIAPLKNMKEMTYVELSDNEIEDITLLKDLVSLDCIGLMNNKITDISPLADISNLTEIIIDNNDIEDISSLERLNNLSYLSIENNNISDISALANLTNLKKLYILGNDITDLSPIKGLDLEKIDMTEEHIAELSLSGVEDGKVYDRDVMVTFEGGTGTYCPVIEGGRNNPNIILYSGDKFTNNGSYIVRVTHITGKEITVEFTIDKNTKKEQEKPIQEIEETKVIVHDCNLPILGVIDDNVYNSPVTIFFEGTGELNGNLISNGERIEDNGDYTLKVTKDNKYRKLNFSIKKQLHEQLLFGETQGSTPSEWAKETIKEAYEKGLLFDNVTKEYKDSITRKDFCNLMVKLFEKKNMEIVEPAPMDTFIDTQDKGILQAYQLNIINGIGEKIFDPMGTLTREQMAVIADKFLCISYDKYDHKNIVFFNDEQNISTWAIEAVNRLTGNNVLNGVGNNMFAPKKEVTKEQAIAMIYKLYKMNEFGLIHSSEDYSIYIKKYGDEYMTLMTNNNSITLPPYSAIYLYNGMSDTSFEEEIDIDDKGNIVLANYTNQYMIFEPLTLEYPIIYRTENKEGPYIRTAIIDPTYNKEEGNEEFYWAMDYIRLITNWQDVRTGLYYDK, from the coding sequence ATGGTAAAAAACAAAGAAATTAGTCGTTTAATATATGTGATTTTGACGACTATTATAATACTTTGTGGTATGAAACTTACAATAGTAGCAGATGACGAAGATTTAATTATTGAATTCCCTGATAGTAATTTAAAAAATGCATTGATTGAAATCGGGGTAGATACTGATGAAGATGGTGAGATAACACGTGGTGAAATGTTAGCATGTAAAAGTGATAGCATCAATTATGATAAGTGTCTTGATGATTTTGATTTAGAAGATAAAGGGATAACTGATTTAACAGGGTTAGAATATGCTGAGAATATAACTTATCTGAACCTAAATAAAAATGATATCAAAGATTTAAGTCCAATAAGTAAACTAAAGGAATTAGGTATTCTAACGTTGAATAATTGTGATCTTAGTAATGTGGATATAAATCCAATCATGCAATTAAACAAATTGAAAATATTATCTTTAACTAATTGTAATATTGATGATTTGAGTGCTTTTGAACATGCAGCATTTTCAACTGAATTAATATCATTGGAGTTGAGCTTCAATTATATAAAAGATATTAGTCCTCTAAAAAATTTAATTGCGATGAGAGAAATATTTTTTATAGCTGATCAAATAGAAGATATAAGTGCTTTGGAAAATATGGACCGTTTGTATCAGGTCAGTTTTCATGCTAATAATGTAAGAGAAATAGATTCTTTAAAGAATAAGACGGTATTAGCATATTTGAATTTGGAAGATAATGATATTGAAGACATTAGCCCTATAGAATCATCAGTTAAATTAATTAATGCTAATTTAGCTGGTAATAGAATCAAGAATATCGCTCCATTAAAAAACATGAAGGAAATGACTTACGTTGAACTTTCTGATAATGAGATAGAAGATATAACTCTATTAAAGGATCTAGTTAGTTTAGATTGCATAGGCTTGATGAATAATAAAATAACTGATATCAGCCCATTAGCAGATATATCCAATCTTACTGAAATTATTATAGATAATAACGATATTGAAGACATAAGCAGTTTAGAAAGATTAAATAATCTTTCTTACTTGAGTATAGAAAATAATAACATTAGTGATATTAGTGCTTTAGCTAATCTTACCAATCTTAAAAAACTTTATATATTAGGAAATGATATTACGGATTTAAGTCCCATCAAAGGATTGGATTTAGAGAAGATAGATATGACAGAAGAACATATTGCTGAACTCTCACTTTCTGGTGTAGAAGATGGAAAAGTTTATGATAGAGATGTTATGGTTACATTTGAAGGTGGTACAGGAACTTATTGCCCAGTTATAGAAGGTGGAAGAAACAATCCCAATATAATACTTTATAGCGGTGACAAATTTACTAATAACGGTTCTTATATTGTTAGGGTTACACATATTACAGGTAAAGAAATAACAGTTGAATTTACAATTGATAAAAATACAAAAAAAGAACAGGAGAAACCTATACAAGAAATAGAAGAAACTAAGGTAATTGTTCACGACTGTAATTTACCAATATTGGGTGTTATTGATGATAATGTCTATAATAGTCCAGTCACAATCTTTTTTGAAGGAACAGGAGAACTAAACGGAAATTTAATTTCTAATGGTGAGCGTATAGAAGATAATGGTGATTATACTTTAAAGGTAACAAAAGATAATAAGTATAGGAAACTGAACTTCTCTATAAAAAAACAGCTTCATGAACAATTGTTATTTGGAGAAACACAAGGTTCAACTCCAAGTGAATGGGCAAAAGAAACGATTAAAGAAGCTTATGAAAAAGGTTTACTATTTGATAATGTAACAAAAGAGTATAAGGATTCAATTACACGTAAAGATTTTTGTAACTTGATGGTGAAGCTTTTTGAGAAGAAAAACATGGAGATTGTTGAACCAGCACCAATGGATACTTTTATTGATACTCAAGATAAAGGAATTTTACAAGCGTATCAGCTTAATATTATAAACGGTATAGGTGAAAAAATATTTGATCCAATGGGAACACTGACACGTGAACAAATGGCGGTTATTGCAGACAAGTTTTTATGTATTAGTTATGATAAATATGATCATAAAAATATAGTTTTTTTCAACGATGAACAAAATATATCAACTTGGGCTATTGAAGCAGTTAATAGGTTAACAGGTAATAACGTATTAAATGGTGTAGGCAATAATATGTTTGCACCTAAAAAAGAAGTAACTAAAGAGCAAGCAATAGCAATGATATATAAACTATATAAAATGAATGAATTTGGTTTAATACATAGCAGTGAAGATTATTCCATCTATATAAAGAAATATGGTGATGAATATATGACATTAATGACGAATAATAATTCGATTACGTTACCACCATATAGTGCCATATATTTATATAATGGAATGTCCGATACATCTTTTGAAGAAGAAATTGATATTGATGATAAGGGAAATATTGTTCTAGCTAATTACACTAATCAATATATGATTTTTGAACCACTAACATTAGAGTATCCTATAATTTATAGAACTGAAAATAAAGAAGGACCATACATTAGAACTGCTATAATCGATCCGACATATAATAAAGAGGAAGGAAATGAAGAATTTTATTGGGCTATGGATTATATTAGACTCATAACAAATTGGCAGGATGTTAGAACAGGTTTATATTATGATAAATAA
- the trpE gene encoding anthranilate synthase component I, with the protein MNKIKLIPYIRTFSGDTETPITLFNKYVKDNKGFLLESKDKDGRYSFLCNNPYLEIKAYEQEVTITEEGIQRKESGNVLEIIKSYIGKYNLKNTTDIPFIGGAVGTVGYDIVRQYEYLPNQNMDNVDLPDSHMMFVKELIAYDHFLNKINIIVLEEEGGKSEETAYKKITEIRNSILETTITKEMIPNHEKVSFNSHITEEEFNKAVSRAKEYINDGDIFQVVLSRRWSGKSNIYPFELYRKLRQVNPSKYMFYFNFGSYYVIGSSPEMLVELRKGKIFNCPIAGTRKRGQDDKEDRELEKDLLADEKEKAEHIMLVDLGRNDMGKVSKISSVELASFMKVQKYSHVMHLVSLVQGTKRGDKDMFDVLMAFLPAGTLSGAPKIRAMEIIDELEKEKRGVYGGAVGYFGFDEDMDMCIAIRTMVVKDNKIYLQAGAGIVADSIPENEYEETNNKVKALIAAINS; encoded by the coding sequence ATGAATAAGATAAAACTAATACCCTATATTAGAACATTTTCTGGTGATACAGAAACCCCAATAACTTTATTCAATAAATATGTAAAAGATAATAAAGGATTTCTACTTGAAAGCAAAGATAAAGATGGAAGATATTCATTTTTATGTAACAATCCCTATCTAGAAATTAAAGCATATGAACAAGAAGTAACAATTACAGAAGAAGGTATCCAAAGAAAAGAATCAGGTAATGTACTAGAGATAATCAAATCATACATTGGAAAATATAATTTGAAAAATACAACAGATATTCCATTTATTGGGGGTGCTGTGGGAACAGTAGGTTATGACATAGTAAGACAATATGAATATCTGCCAAATCAAAACATGGATAATGTTGATCTACCAGATTCACATATGATGTTCGTCAAAGAGCTTATAGCATATGACCATTTTCTAAATAAGATTAATATAATTGTCCTTGAAGAAGAAGGCGGAAAATCAGAAGAAACAGCCTATAAAAAAATTACTGAGATACGAAATAGCATATTGGAAACTACAATAACGAAAGAAATGATACCAAACCATGAAAAAGTTTCATTCAACAGTCATATCACAGAAGAAGAATTCAACAAAGCGGTCAGCAGAGCGAAAGAATATATTAATGATGGTGATATATTTCAAGTTGTATTATCAAGAAGATGGAGTGGTAAAAGCAATATATATCCTTTTGAACTATACAGGAAACTAAGACAAGTCAATCCTTCAAAATATATGTTTTACTTTAATTTCGGCAGCTATTATGTAATAGGCAGTTCCCCTGAAATGCTTGTGGAATTGAGGAAGGGTAAAATATTCAACTGTCCTATAGCAGGAACAAGAAAAAGAGGACAAGATGATAAAGAAGATAGAGAACTTGAGAAAGACCTGTTAGCCGATGAGAAAGAAAAAGCAGAACATATAATGCTTGTAGATCTTGGTAGAAATGATATGGGAAAAGTATCAAAAATATCCAGTGTTGAACTTGCATCTTTCATGAAGGTACAAAAGTATTCTCATGTAATGCACCTGGTTTCATTGGTTCAGGGAACGAAAAGGGGAGATAAAGATATGTTTGATGTGTTAATGGCTTTCCTTCCAGCCGGTACTTTATCAGGAGCACCTAAAATAAGGGCAATGGAGATTATAGATGAGTTAGAGAAAGAAAAACGAGGTGTATATGGGGGAGCAGTTGGTTATTTCGGATTCGATGAAGATATGGATATGTGTATTGCAATAAGGACTATGGTAGTAAAAGACAATAAAATATATCTACAAGCAGGAGCTGGTATTGTAGCAGATTCTATTCCTGAGAATGAATATGAAGAGACCAACAATAAAGTAAAAGCCTTAATAGCAGCAATCAATAGTTAA
- a CDS encoding phosphoribosylanthranilate isomerase gives MIPEIKICGIKNIDEINIINEYPVNYIGFIFAPSKRQVTQEMVMKLRDNVRKNIKAVGVFVDEEVSRINELASTCKLDIVQLHGNENNEYCKKIKYPIWKSIAVSNKESLEAIDSYKGIDGILLDTYYKGKKGGTGKIFNWHLVKNISKHNKVILAGGLKPENIIEAVDIVKPQIIDVNSGVETNIMKDENKIKELFNKWY, from the coding sequence ATGATTCCTGAAATTAAGATATGTGGTATAAAGAATATAGACGAAATTAATATAATAAACGAATATCCAGTAAACTATATAGGATTTATTTTCGCACCTAGTAAAAGACAGGTAACACAAGAAATGGTAATGAAGCTTAGAGATAATGTCAGAAAAAATATCAAAGCAGTAGGAGTATTTGTTGATGAAGAAGTTAGCCGTATTAATGAATTGGCAAGTACATGTAAATTGGATATTGTACAGTTGCACGGTAATGAGAATAATGAATATTGTAAGAAAATCAAATATCCAATATGGAAAAGTATCGCAGTCAGTAATAAGGAAAGTCTAGAGGCTATTGACTCATATAAGGGTATAGATGGCATTTTATTGGATACCTATTATAAAGGTAAAAAAGGTGGTACAGGTAAGATATTCAATTGGCATCTTGTAAAAAACATCTCTAAACATAATAAAGTCATTTTGGCAGGTGGATTGAAACCTGAAAATATAATTGAAGCTGTAGATATAGTGAAACCTCAGATTATAGATGTAAATTCAGGGGTAGAAACTAATATAATGAAAGATGAAAATAAAATCAAAGAATTATTTAATAAGTGGTATTAG
- the trpA gene encoding tryptophan synthase subunit alpha, with translation MNRINKKFENLQLNNQKAFIGYITAGDPNLDKTEEFVYALEEGGTHIVELGIPFSDPLADGPVIQAAGQRALNAGITVDKIFRSVMNIRKNTDVPLVFLVYYNTIIIYGKERFIKRCEETGVDGLIIPDLPLEERDELTEIMNYEKLCFIPLVAPTSKDRISKIVEGCKGFVYCVSSLGVTGEKSNFYKDIKSYLQDVKKKSDIPIAVGFGISSKEDIKKLENDVDGVIVGSAIVNEIRASKGDTIKLKEYIAGLCG, from the coding sequence ATGAATAGAATCAATAAGAAATTTGAAAACTTACAATTAAATAACCAAAAAGCATTTATTGGATATATAACAGCAGGTGACCCCAACCTTGATAAAACAGAAGAATTCGTATATGCATTAGAAGAAGGAGGTACTCATATTGTTGAGCTTGGAATTCCTTTTTCTGATCCTCTAGCAGATGGACCAGTAATACAAGCAGCAGGACAAAGAGCACTTAACGCGGGTATTACTGTCGATAAGATATTTAGGTCTGTTATGAACATAAGGAAAAATACAGATGTACCTCTTGTTTTTCTAGTATATTATAATACTATCATAATATATGGAAAAGAAAGATTCATAAAGAGATGTGAAGAAACAGGTGTTGATGGATTAATAATTCCAGACTTACCTTTAGAAGAGAGAGATGAATTAACAGAGATAATGAATTATGAAAAACTATGCTTTATACCTCTAGTTGCGCCTACATCAAAAGATAGAATCAGTAAAATAGTTGAAGGTTGCAAAGGTTTTGTATACTGCGTGTCATCATTAGGTGTAACAGGAGAAAAATCCAACTTCTATAAAGACATAAAATCCTATCTACAAGATGTTAAGAAAAAATCAGATATACCTATAGCTGTAGGATTCGGAATATCAAGTAAAGAGGATATAAAAAAATTGGAGAATGATGTAGATGGTGTCATAGTTGGTTCAGCTATAGTAAATGAAATTAGAGCTTCCAAAGGAGATACAATAAAATTGAAAGAATATATAGCAGGTTTATGTGGTTGA
- the hemZ gene encoding coproporphyrinogen dehydrogenase HemZ, with protein MFLLLKGHNYEYEIKMLLNLFFHDEHYEIVESVSREGITIETIICDEYFKAVYYENGKVMESSSFDKKYIDELPKEPLERRKETKKSLKILIYNIVSKVTGKSQPWGILTGIRPTKIVFDLIDKYGFNEEKIKWHLANYNKISPLKINLMMEIARNEIKTLNTNKDNEINIYIGIPFCPTRCLYCSFTSYPIDKWKSHVADYLEALNKEMRYVSKELLKGKKVKTIYVGGGTPTSLNEEQLDELMLMIDKNFNVNMLEEFSVEAGRPDTINVNKLNILKKYGVTRISINPQTMNDRTLKIIGRRHTVEDIYTAFAMARKVGFDNINMDLILGLPEETYDDVKNTMSQIKRLSPESLTVHTMAVKRASRLKETINKYHLTTDIEIQEMIDMVYHESKSMGLEPYYMYRQKNMVGNYENVGYCVKGKECIYNIEIMEEAQSIIALGAGSVSKIVYKENNRIERIENVKDVGLYIDRIDEMIDRKTNELLNK; from the coding sequence ATGTTTTTATTATTAAAAGGTCATAATTATGAATATGAGATAAAGATGTTGCTTAATCTATTTTTCCATGATGAACATTATGAAATTGTAGAATCAGTATCTAGGGAAGGCATTACCATTGAAACAATAATTTGCGATGAATATTTCAAAGCGGTATATTATGAAAATGGTAAAGTGATGGAGTCCAGTAGCTTTGATAAAAAATATATTGATGAATTACCAAAAGAACCGTTAGAAAGAAGAAAAGAAACCAAAAAATCATTGAAGATATTAATATATAATATAGTTTCGAAGGTAACGGGTAAAAGTCAACCTTGGGGAATTCTTACAGGGATAAGACCTACTAAGATTGTTTTTGATTTAATTGATAAATACGGGTTCAATGAAGAAAAAATAAAATGGCATCTTGCAAATTATAATAAGATTTCTCCATTAAAAATAAATTTGATGATGGAAATCGCAAGGAATGAAATTAAAACGTTAAATACTAATAAGGATAATGAGATAAACATATATATAGGCATACCTTTTTGTCCTACAAGATGCTTATATTGCTCTTTCACATCTTACCCAATAGATAAGTGGAAATCACATGTTGCTGATTATCTTGAAGCCCTTAATAAAGAAATGCGTTATGTATCAAAAGAATTATTGAAAGGCAAGAAAGTCAAAACCATATATGTAGGTGGCGGAACCCCAACATCTCTTAATGAAGAGCAATTAGATGAATTAATGTTAATGATAGATAAGAACTTTAATGTAAATATGCTTGAAGAATTTTCAGTTGAAGCGGGTAGACCAGATACTATTAATGTTAATAAATTAAATATACTAAAGAAGTATGGTGTTACTAGAATTTCAATTAATCCTCAAACCATGAATGACAGGACATTGAAGATAATTGGAAGACGTCATACTGTAGAAGACATATATACAGCATTTGCTATGGCTAGAAAAGTTGGCTTTGACAATATTAATATGGACCTTATTCTCGGACTACCAGAGGAAACATATGATGATGTTAAAAATACCATGAGTCAAATTAAAAGGCTAAGTCCTGAAAGTCTAACTGTTCATACAATGGCTGTTAAACGTGCGTCAAGATTAAAGGAAACTATCAATAAATATCATTTGACAACTGATATTGAAATTCAAGAAATGATAGATATGGTTTATCATGAATCCAAATCGATGGGACTAGAACCCTATTATATGTATAGACAAAAAAATATGGTAGGTAATTATGAAAACGTAGGTTACTGTGTTAAAGGAAAAGAATGTATTTATAATATAGAGATAATGGAAGAAGCGCAATCCATTATTGCCCTTGGTGCAGGCTCTGTTTCAAAAATCGTATATAAAGAGAATAATAGGATTGAAAGAATAGAAAATGTCAAAGATGTTGGATTGTATATTGATCGCATTGATGAGATGATCGATAGAAAAACAAATGAGCTGTTGAATAAGTAA
- a CDS encoding anthranilate synthase component II, producing the protein MVIIIDNYDSFTYNLYQYIGEYDDDIRVYRNNKITGQEILQINPDRLVISPGPGTPDDAGNCLDIIERVAGKIPILGICLGHQCIGRAFGGNVIHAKKLHHGKMSVIRHNNKGIFRNIENPLKVARYHSLAIEKVSMPSCLEIMASANDGEIMAVEHKKLDITGLQFHPESIMTVEGKKLIKNFMHKE; encoded by the coding sequence ATGGTAATAATAATTGATAATTATGATTCTTTTACCTATAACTTATATCAATATATTGGAGAATATGATGATGATATAAGAGTATATAGGAACAATAAAATAACTGGTCAAGAAATATTGCAGATTAATCCTGATAGATTGGTCATATCACCAGGGCCAGGAACACCAGATGATGCAGGAAATTGTCTAGATATCATAGAGAGAGTTGCAGGAAAGATACCTATTCTCGGTATATGCCTTGGACATCAATGTATTGGAAGAGCTTTTGGAGGAAATGTAATTCATGCTAAGAAGTTGCATCACGGTAAAATGAGTGTGATAAGACATAATAACAAAGGTATTTTCAGAAATATAGAAAATCCATTAAAAGTAGCAAGATATCATTCATTAGCTATAGAAAAAGTTAGTATGCCTTCTTGCTTAGAAATTATGGCTTCCGCAAATGATGGCGAGATTATGGCAGTTGAACATAAAAAACTTGACATAACAGGATTGCAATTTCATCCTGAATCAATTATGACGGTTGAAGGTAAGAAACTGATAAAAAACTTTATGCACAAGGAGTGA
- the trpD gene encoding anthranilate phosphoribosyltransferase: protein MLKDTISKLKEGINLSEKEMMDSLDNIMTGKVSDSLLASFLTAMTIKGETIDEITGGAKVLRIKADKMNLDDLDTMDTCGTGGDGSGTYNISTATSLVIAAAGIDVVKHGNRSVSSRCGSADVLEALGANIGLTKSQSESMVRDIGICFLYAPKYHQAMKHVASVRRELGFRTIFNILGPLANPANTKVQIMGVYDESITEKIAHVLNNLGVKRALVVHGKDGLDELTITSASKITELNNDTIKTYEINPEDYGLRRAHMDDIVGGTAKENAEIITNILKGEQGSRRDILVLNAGAAIYIAGKAKSIGHGIDIASDMIDSKKALMKLQKYVDYSNKFKGEDLNGR, encoded by the coding sequence ATGTTAAAGGACACAATCAGCAAGTTGAAAGAAGGAATCAATCTATCAGAAAAAGAGATGATGGATTCATTAGATAACATAATGACAGGAAAAGTAAGTGATAGTCTGTTAGCAAGTTTTTTGACTGCTATGACTATAAAAGGTGAAACGATAGATGAAATAACAGGAGGGGCAAAAGTTCTTAGAATCAAAGCAGATAAGATGAATCTAGATGATTTAGATACAATGGATACTTGTGGAACAGGTGGCGATGGATCTGGAACATATAACATTTCTACTGCTACATCATTAGTGATAGCGGCAGCAGGAATAGATGTTGTTAAACATGGCAATCGTTCAGTATCCAGTAGATGTGGTAGTGCAGATGTATTAGAAGCACTTGGAGCCAATATTGGTCTTACTAAGAGTCAATCAGAGTCAATGGTAAGAGATATAGGTATATGTTTCTTATATGCACCTAAGTACCATCAGGCTATGAAGCATGTTGCATCTGTTAGAAGAGAGTTAGGTTTCAGAACAATATTCAACATACTTGGACCATTAGCTAATCCAGCCAATACAAAAGTACAGATAATGGGTGTATATGATGAAAGTATTACAGAGAAAATAGCTCATGTTCTTAACAATCTTGGAGTAAAAAGGGCTCTAGTAGTCCATGGAAAAGACGGTTTGGATGAACTTACAATAACCTCTGCCAGTAAAATTACTGAATTAAATAATGACACTATTAAGACTTATGAAATAAATCCAGAAGACTATGGATTAAGAAGAGCTCATATGGATGATATTGTAGGGGGTACAGCTAAAGAAAATGCTGAGATAATCACCAACATATTAAAAGGGGAACAAGGTAGTAGACGAGATATATTAGTTCTTAATGCAGGGGCGGCGATTTATATTGCTGGAAAAGCTAAATCAATAGGACATGGTATTGATATAGCTAGTGATATGATAGATTCAAAGAAAGCATTAATGAAATTACAAAAATATGTTGACTACTCCAATAAATTTAAGGGAGAAGATTTAAATGGGAGATAG
- the trpC gene encoding indole-3-glycerol phosphate synthase TrpC, with protein sequence MGDRIYLEDIINKKKMRIKQKQFNSHRLLQKISKTGDRPSFYDAIGKKGLSIIGEIKKASPSKGLIKKNFNPLVLSSIYDNCVDAISVLTEEDYFLGRDSYLKHVSDNVKIPTLCKDFIIDINQIYNAKVLGASCILLIVAVLDQEKLNEFITVAHGLSMDALVEVHTKEEIDRAVKAGAKIIGINNRDLKTFKTDINNTLKLRKHIPEDILTISESGINRLEYLKNLKDAHIDGILVGESFMRCDNIKKLSKEMRLFYDS encoded by the coding sequence ATGGGAGATAGAATATATTTAGAAGATATCATAAACAAAAAGAAAATGAGAATCAAACAAAAACAATTCAATAGCCATAGATTATTACAGAAAATCAGCAAAACCGGTGATAGACCTTCTTTCTATGACGCAATTGGAAAAAAAGGTTTATCTATAATAGGTGAAATTAAGAAGGCATCACCTTCAAAAGGATTAATCAAAAAAAATTTTAATCCTTTGGTGTTATCTTCTATTTATGATAATTGTGTTGATGCAATATCTGTGTTAACAGAAGAAGATTACTTTCTAGGAAGAGACAGTTATTTGAAACATGTAAGTGATAATGTTAAAATACCTACTCTCTGCAAGGATTTTATTATAGATATTAATCAAATATATAACGCTAAGGTATTAGGAGCTAGTTGTATACTGCTTATTGTAGCGGTGCTTGACCAAGAAAAACTTAATGAATTCATAACCGTTGCTCATGGATTATCAATGGATGCATTGGTAGAAGTTCATACTAAGGAAGAAATAGATAGAGCAGTAAAAGCAGGAGCTAAGATTATAGGTATCAACAATAGAGATTTGAAAACATTCAAAACAGATATAAACAACACTCTGAAATTAAGAAAACACATCCCTGAGGATATCTTGACCATAAGTGAAAGTGGTATCAATAGATTAGAATATCTTAAGAACTTGAAAGATGCTCATATTGATGGAATATTGGTAGGAGAGAGTTTCATGAGATGTGATAACATTAAGAAATTATCTAAGGAGATGAGATTATTTTATGATTCCTGA
- the trpB gene encoding tryptophan synthase subunit beta, with protein sequence MNTKFGIFGGQYVPEILMYPLIELEKAYEKYRVDEDFIKEYKYYLKEYVGRKSPLYYAETLTKKLNGAKIYLKREDLNHTGAHKINNVIGQLLLAKRMGKTKVIAETGAGQHGVATATGAALFGMECTVFMGEEDIKRQKLNVFKMKLLGAKVQPVVSGTGTLKDATNEAIRAWVRLVEDTFYVIGSVVGPHPYPTMVRDFQRIIGDEAREQILEKENKLPNAVIACVGGGSNAAGIFYPFIEDKDVTLIGVEAGGEGINTGKHAAVLSEGANGKVGVLHGMKTYLLADDDGNIKPAFSISAGLDYPGTGPEHSYLHESGRAIYESVTDQEAVSAFRLLSETEGIIPALESSHAVAYAVKVVPKMNKDDIVVINVSGRGDKDVQTILDF encoded by the coding sequence ATGAATACAAAATTTGGAATATTCGGAGGACAATATGTACCAGAAATATTAATGTATCCTCTAATAGAACTTGAAAAAGCATATGAAAAATATAGAGTAGATGAAGATTTCATTAAAGAATATAAATATTACTTAAAAGAATACGTAGGAAGAAAATCTCCTCTATACTATGCAGAAACATTAACCAAAAAATTAAATGGAGCTAAGATATATCTGAAAAGGGAGGACCTTAATCATACAGGAGCCCATAAAATCAATAATGTAATAGGACAACTACTCCTTGCTAAGAGAATGGGAAAAACAAAAGTTATTGCTGAAACGGGAGCTGGACAGCATGGAGTCGCAACAGCCACAGGAGCAGCACTATTCGGTATGGAATGTACAGTATTTATGGGAGAAGAAGATATAAAAAGGCAGAAACTTAATGTTTTCAAGATGAAGTTATTAGGCGCGAAAGTGCAGCCAGTAGTATCTGGAACAGGAACTTTGAAGGATGCTACTAATGAAGCCATTCGGGCGTGGGTAAGATTGGTGGAGGATACTTTTTATGTTATTGGTTCTGTAGTAGGTCCTCATCCATATCCAACAATGGTTAGAGATTTCCAAAGAATAATCGGGGACGAAGCAAGAGAACAAATCTTGGAAAAAGAGAACAAACTTCCAAATGCTGTAATAGCTTGTGTTGGAGGAGGAAGCAATGCAGCAGGTATCTTCTATCCATTCATAGAAGATAAAGATGTAACATTAATAGGTGTTGAAGCAGGGGGAGAAGGCATCAATACAGGAAAACATGCAGCAGTATTATCAGAAGGTGCTAACGGGAAAGTTGGTGTACTTCATGGTATGAAAACTTATCTGTTAGCTGATGATGATGGTAATATAAAACCAGCTTTTTCAATATCAGCTGGATTAGATTATCCAGGAACAGGACCAGAGCATTCGTATTTACACGAATCGGGTAGAGCAATATATGAGTCTGTTACAGACCAAGAAGCTGTTAGCGCATTTAGACTATTATCTGAAACAGAAGGTATAATACCAGCATTGGAAAGTTCTCATGCGGTGGCGTATGCTGTGAAAGTAGTTCCTAAGATGAACAAGGATGATATTGTAGTTATCAATGTATCCGGAAGAGGAGATAAAGATGTACAGACAATACTTGATTTCTAA